One genomic region from Microcystis panniformis FACHB-1757 encodes:
- a CDS encoding ISAs1 family transposase, whose protein sequence is MLSLIEKLKQVKDFRKDKGKRHPLWIVLVVIILGTMLGYSGYRELGEFAKNNRHRLSKEFNIIPERVPSYSTIRRVMMGVDGQILLKMFNEWALQEYGQRDDINWLGIDGKSLKNTLKNPNNEQQNFIMFISLFSQESGLVLHLKRIENKKGSEIDEGQAIIEDCSLQNKVFTGDALHCQKKTISLIAKTKNDYVITVKGNQKNLYQRIQDLSNSSKPESFFLEQDNSHGRKISRKIEVFKVRKNERKGFENLRRVIKVERRGSRGDKTYEETAYYISSLTESAEVFAKIIRGHWKIENQLHWVKDVIFEEDKSEISDFQAASNWSILTTIGLNLFRGLGFLSITEGQRWLAERWEKLIVLST, encoded by the coding sequence ATGTTGAGCTTAATAGAAAAACTAAAACAAGTCAAGGACTTTCGGAAAGATAAAGGAAAAAGACACCCTTTATGGATAGTATTAGTAGTAATAATACTAGGAACAATGCTAGGATACTCAGGTTATAGAGAACTAGGAGAGTTTGCTAAAAATAATCGGCACAGGCTGAGTAAAGAATTTAACATAATTCCAGAAAGAGTCCCATCCTATTCAACAATTAGAAGGGTAATGATGGGAGTTGATGGTCAGATTTTGTTAAAAATGTTTAATGAATGGGCATTACAAGAATATGGACAAAGAGATGATATAAATTGGCTAGGCATAGATGGAAAAAGTCTCAAAAACACCCTAAAGAATCCTAACAATGAACAACAAAATTTTATCATGTTTATCTCATTGTTTAGTCAAGAAAGTGGCTTGGTATTACACTTAAAAAGAATCGAAAACAAAAAAGGGTCTGAAATCGACGAAGGGCAAGCTATAATTGAGGATTGCTCTCTCCAAAATAAAGTTTTTACTGGGGATGCTTTACACTGTCAGAAGAAAACAATCAGCTTAATAGCCAAGACTAAAAATGACTATGTTATCACCGTTAAAGGAAATCAGAAAAATCTTTATCAGCGAATACAAGACCTGAGTAATTCCTCAAAGCCAGAAAGTTTTTTTCTTGAACAAGATAATAGTCATGGACGAAAAATATCAAGAAAAATAGAAGTTTTTAAAGTGAGGAAAAATGAAAGAAAAGGGTTTGAAAATCTGCGAAGAGTTATTAAAGTAGAAAGAAGGGGTAGTCGCGGGGATAAAACCTATGAAGAAACAGCTTACTATATCAGTAGCCTAACCGAATCCGCCGAAGTATTTGCTAAAATTATTCGAGGACACTGGAAAATAGAAAATCAGTTACATTGGGTAAAAGATGTAATTTTTGAGGAAGATAAAAGCGAAATTAGTGATTTTCAAGCGGCCAGCAATTGGTCAATTCTCACAACCATAGGATTGAATCTTTTCAGAGGTTTGGGTTTTCTCTCAATAACGGAGGGACAGAGGTGGTTAGCTGAACGTTGGGAAAAACTGATAGTTTTATCGACGTAA
- a CDS encoding GumC family protein produces MMNNQQNGALKTQSQGNLPVFAQPAFIPSVTQEEEELNLRQVLSVVKHRWWIIAGITLGVTGAIAAWTFLKTPIYQGRFLLLIGQPIEENKNSLKLAAQDILPQLGGENIDYETQIAVLKSPQLLNPILSKITPKYPDFTYSDLISKTGKSDLKISQLEDTKVLEIVYENAEPEKIKLVLDNLASHYLNYSSQERKTEINQGLDFVNAQLPVLQERVNSLQKQMQQFRQQYNFLDPDKEATRLSQQLTSIEQEYRVAQVALNEINSRYQALQQQVGLAPNQAIIATYLSESPGYQDLLKQLQEVEVELAKQSAVFAKDSPIIATLEEKRANLLPLLQNEAQRTLGEKLPQTVGNSPALVSRSALRVELTQQLVEAANTRQTLEIKVKSLARALEQQKASVKNLAVLARRYTDLQRELEIATTSLGRFLEEQQKLQLKVAQQVVPWQLISPPEVEEDFVSPKPVRNLALGVIGGLLLGLGAAFLAERLDPVHHSADELKEDTKLPLLGAIPWNKDIDKIEKVITALPQLTVAGQQLTIPNTNAKSANENLYYYNFSPFSEAFHTLNTNIRLLGSDSPLKSLVISSVSPGDGKTTTAINIAKAAARMGQKVLLVDADLRRPQIHLRLNLDNDHGLSNVLAEGLDWNEAIQFLPRHENLSILTAGLIPPDPTRLLSSQRMQEMISQLQQDHAFDLIIYDLPPIAAFADAKILAAMATGLILVTKLGKTDRFVLKNLLEDLRLSQISVLGLVANNVSRKDHNYRYYSHYYGKR; encoded by the coding sequence ATGATGAACAACCAACAAAACGGGGCTTTAAAAACCCAAAGCCAAGGAAATCTACCAGTTTTTGCCCAACCAGCTTTTATCCCCTCCGTGACGCAGGAAGAAGAGGAACTCAACCTGCGTCAAGTCCTTTCTGTCGTCAAGCATCGCTGGTGGATAATCGCTGGCATCACCCTAGGGGTAACAGGTGCGATCGCTGCTTGGACTTTCTTAAAAACCCCTATCTATCAAGGTAGATTCCTGCTGCTCATCGGTCAACCGATTGAGGAAAATAAAAATTCTCTCAAACTGGCAGCCCAAGATATCCTGCCTCAGTTGGGTGGAGAGAACATCGATTATGAAACCCAAATCGCTGTCCTGAAAAGTCCTCAACTCCTTAACCCCATCCTTAGCAAAATAACTCCTAAGTATCCCGATTTTACCTACAGTGATTTAATTAGTAAAACTGGCAAATCTGATCTCAAAATTAGTCAATTAGAAGATACGAAAGTTTTAGAGATCGTTTACGAAAATGCAGAACCAGAAAAAATTAAGCTGGTTTTAGACAATTTGGCTAGTCACTACCTAAACTATAGTTCCCAGGAACGCAAGACCGAAATTAATCAAGGCTTGGATTTTGTTAACGCTCAATTGCCCGTGCTGCAGGAACGAGTTAATTCTCTACAAAAACAAATGCAGCAATTCCGGCAGCAATACAATTTCCTGGATCCCGACAAGGAAGCCACTCGTTTATCGCAACAGTTAACCAGCATCGAGCAGGAGTACAGAGTCGCCCAAGTTGCCCTTAACGAAATTAACTCTCGCTATCAAGCTTTACAGCAACAGGTGGGATTGGCGCCTAATCAAGCAATTATCGCCACTTATCTCAGTGAATCTCCCGGTTATCAAGATTTGCTCAAGCAGCTGCAGGAAGTGGAAGTGGAATTGGCCAAACAATCGGCAGTTTTCGCGAAAGATAGCCCGATAATCGCCACCCTAGAGGAAAAAAGAGCCAATTTACTGCCCCTACTGCAAAACGAGGCCCAGAGAACCCTAGGGGAAAAACTGCCCCAGACAGTGGGTAATTCCCCGGCTTTGGTGTCACGCAGCGCTCTGCGGGTAGAATTAACCCAGCAATTGGTGGAAGCCGCTAACACCCGCCAAACCCTAGAAATTAAGGTAAAATCCCTTGCCCGGGCCCTCGAACAACAGAAAGCCTCGGTCAAAAATCTGGCGGTTTTAGCCCGTCGCTATACGGATTTGCAACGAGAATTGGAAATTGCCACCACCAGTCTCGGCCGTTTTCTGGAGGAACAACAAAAACTCCAACTCAAGGTGGCACAACAAGTGGTGCCTTGGCAACTAATTTCCCCTCCAGAAGTAGAGGAAGATTTCGTTTCTCCTAAACCCGTGCGAAATCTCGCTTTAGGGGTTATTGGTGGCCTGTTACTAGGCCTAGGGGCAGCCTTTTTAGCTGAAAGATTAGATCCCGTTCATCATAGTGCAGATGAACTAAAAGAAGATACCAAACTGCCCCTTTTAGGCGCAATTCCCTGGAACAAAGACATCGATAAGATCGAAAAAGTGATCACCGCCCTACCCCAGTTAACAGTCGCTGGTCAACAACTTACTATCCCTAATACCAATGCGAAATCAGCCAACGAAAACCTCTACTACTATAATTTCTCCCCCTTCTCGGAGGCTTTCCACACTCTTAACACCAATATTCGCCTCCTCGGTTCCGATTCCCCCCTCAAGTCCCTCGTGATTAGTTCTGTATCACCGGGAGATGGTAAAACTACTACGGCAATAAATATCGCTAAGGCTGCCGCTCGTATGGGACAAAAAGTCTTATTGGTGGATGCCGACCTGCGACGACCCCAGATTCACCTACGACTTAATCTCGATAACGACCACGGCCTTAGTAATGTCCTCGCCGAGGGTCTCGATTGGAACGAGGCGATTCAATTCCTACCCCGCCACGAGAATTTATCGATTCTTACCGCCGGTCTAATTCCCCCAGATCCAACCCGCTTGCTTTCTTCCCAGAGAATGCAGGAGATGATCTCGCAATTACAGCAAGACCACGCTTTCGATCTAATTATCTACGATCTACCACCGATCGCCGCTTTTGCCGATGCGAAAATTCTCGCCGCCATGGCCACTGGCCTAATTCTCGTCACCAAACTGGGCAAAACCGATCGCTTTGTGCTGAAAAATCTGCTCGAAGATCTGAGATTATCCCAGATTTCCGTGTTAGGTTTAGTGGCTAATAATGTTAGTCGGAAAGACCACAATTATCGTTACTATAGCCATTACTACGGCAAAAGATAA
- a CDS encoding IS630 family transposase, with protein MPAKDFLDLEEKKNLQKALKEEERAEVRERILMFLLLNDGKTQREIADFIGCSLKTVAHWCVHGDPNNLESLEDGRKNGNHKKATEEYINLLLKIVDEDPKEFGYEFGRWTAARLAEHLEKETGIKLSGSQVRRILRRKKYVYIWAKYSLEDKQDKKLRKAFKEKLDEYLRLAKEKPESIQVWFWDECGFSLRVIRRRAWTKKGKRKKVNGQRKRGRVNVMGALRYNDKKRVCFMIKKGNSETFHEQLKKLHEEIRQEWINLGNLPEDFREKGPKIIIILDNASYHKKKDVIEQVEKELPNIRLEFLPAYSPDYNLIELVWHSAKEYIANREFENKEELEKVVNQLLNEGGLIIKWSRKLKNKGNAVNVT; from the coding sequence ATGCCAGCCAAAGATTTCCTAGACTTAGAAGAAAAGAAAAACTTACAAAAAGCTCTTAAAGAAGAAGAAAGAGCAGAGGTTAGGGAAAGAATTTTAATGTTTCTCTTGCTAAACGACGGAAAAACTCAACGAGAAATAGCTGACTTTATTGGCTGTTCACTCAAAACGGTCGCCCATTGGTGTGTTCACGGCGATCCTAACAATTTAGAAAGTCTAGAAGATGGGAGAAAAAATGGAAATCATAAAAAAGCCACAGAGGAATATATTAATTTACTATTAAAAATAGTTGATGAAGACCCGAAGGAATTTGGATATGAATTCGGGAGATGGACAGCGGCAAGATTAGCAGAGCATCTAGAAAAGGAAACAGGAATTAAACTGAGTGGCTCGCAAGTGAGAAGAATATTGAGAAGAAAAAAGTATGTGTATATCTGGGCGAAATATAGTCTAGAAGATAAGCAAGACAAGAAATTAAGAAAAGCATTTAAAGAAAAATTAGATGAATATTTAAGGTTGGCTAAAGAAAAGCCAGAGTCAATCCAGGTATGGTTTTGGGATGAGTGTGGATTTAGTTTGAGAGTAATAAGAAGGAGAGCTTGGACAAAAAAAGGAAAGCGAAAAAAAGTGAATGGACAAAGAAAAAGAGGAAGGGTGAATGTGATGGGAGCCTTAAGATATAATGACAAAAAACGAGTCTGTTTTATGATCAAAAAAGGAAATTCAGAAACTTTCCATGAACAATTAAAGAAACTTCATGAAGAGATTCGTCAAGAATGGATAAACTTGGGAAATCTGCCCGAAGATTTTCGAGAAAAAGGACCGAAAATTATCATCATATTAGACAATGCTAGTTATCACAAAAAGAAAGATGTTATTGAGCAGGTGGAAAAAGAGTTGCCCAATATTAGGCTAGAGTTTTTACCAGCTTATAGTCCAGATTACAACCTAATAGAATTAGTGTGGCATTCCGCTAAAGAGTACATAGCTAATCGAGAATTTGAAAATAAAGAAGAACTGGAAAAAGTAGTCAATCAGCTTTTAAATGAAGGGGGATTGATTATTAAATGGAGTAGAAAACTTAAAAATAAGGGTAATGCTGTCAATGTAACTTAA
- a CDS encoding putative capsular polysaccharide synthesis family protein — protein sequence MSKFLDNLTYLLNIVLQDIKLRFKLYATNQTPIIIYQMGKVGSSSVMKSLEKKAILPLFSVHFLLKNADNRSFYNPNVYEILELKLGREKQVRSGEFLYNKIIVPKKQVKIISLTREPIGRNVAAFFQNFERETGKKYEQSNFTLQELMDIFINFFPHSTPLDWFDNHFKPFLGIDVYEYPFPKEQGYLRINKDNVDLLILKLETSDSVKEKAITEFLGLKEFKLVRTNVGEDKNYRDMYKEFKQNLKLPLSYVEEMCSSKYFNHFYTEEEIRKVYSRWT from the coding sequence ATGTCTAAATTTCTTGATAACCTGACTTATCTGCTGAATATTGTTCTGCAAGACATAAAATTACGATTCAAGCTTTATGCCACTAACCAAACACCTATTATAATCTATCAAATGGGCAAAGTGGGTTCTAGCTCGGTGATGAAATCCTTAGAAAAAAAAGCAATTTTGCCATTGTTTAGTGTTCATTTTTTACTCAAAAATGCTGATAATAGAAGCTTTTACAATCCTAATGTTTACGAAATTTTAGAATTAAAGCTGGGCAGAGAAAAGCAAGTCAGAAGTGGTGAGTTTTTATATAACAAGATAATCGTTCCCAAAAAACAGGTAAAGATTATTTCTTTAACTAGGGAACCAATAGGTAGAAATGTTGCAGCTTTTTTTCAGAACTTTGAAAGAGAAACAGGGAAAAAATATGAACAATCCAATTTTACTCTCCAAGAGCTAATGGATATATTTATCAATTTTTTCCCTCATTCAACTCCCCTAGACTGGTTCGATAATCACTTCAAGCCATTTTTAGGGATAGATGTTTATGAATATCCTTTTCCGAAAGAGCAGGGATATTTAAGAATTAACAAAGATAATGTGGATTTATTGATCCTCAAACTAGAAACCTCTGACAGTGTCAAGGAAAAAGCGATCACCGAATTTCTGGGGTTAAAAGAATTTAAGTTAGTAAGGACGAACGTGGGAGAAGATAAAAATTATCGAGATATGTATAAAGAATTTAAGCAAAATCTCAAATTACCACTATCTTATGTAGAGGAGATGTGCAGTTCTAAATACTTTAATCATTTTTACACGGAGGAAGAAATCAGAAAAGTTTATTCACGATGGACTTAG
- a CDS encoding flippase: MKKTPLKLKERLIRDATGSLGLRVAFITLSFLTSIILARWLGKNGFGVYTYAMTWPALLGIPATLGFNNLLVREVAIYSSQSAWGLMRGLLQWANAIVFIVSSLMALVAIAIILNWGQVREPDLLPSLCVAMISLPIVSLTSLRLATMKGLHRVVLGQMPENLLAPLVFIILTISSYWFLRNQENITVWVMGLKLISLGITFVVGVVLLARVLPQEVKQAKPEYKILTWLKDGLPFILLGGLAVINSRIDILMLGALKGAGAVGVYAVVSRVTSLIIFGLGILNNVLSPTFATLYAEGTREQLQRLVTHSTRLISLFALVMTLGLIALRYSILQLFGAEFIQGQTALIILSIGYLVNALTGSVGLLLNMTRHAKFSAATVAFAALLNVCLNWLLIPKWGVNGAATATAISMIVGNIISAIWVRQKLGIKSTAI, translated from the coding sequence ATGAAAAAAACTCCCTTAAAACTAAAAGAACGTTTAATTCGAGATGCGACGGGTTCTCTTGGTTTAAGAGTTGCTTTCATAACCCTTAGTTTTCTGACCAGTATTATTCTAGCTCGCTGGCTCGGTAAAAATGGCTTTGGGGTTTATACCTATGCAATGACTTGGCCTGCTTTGCTGGGCATTCCCGCGACTCTAGGCTTTAATAACTTATTAGTCAGAGAAGTGGCTATCTATAGCAGTCAGTCAGCTTGGGGATTAATGCGTGGTTTATTACAATGGGCAAATGCAATTGTCTTCATAGTTTCTAGCCTAATGGCATTAGTTGCTATTGCTATTATTCTGAACTGGGGACAAGTCAGGGAGCCGGACTTATTACCATCTCTGTGTGTAGCGATGATTTCCTTACCAATTGTCTCTTTAACTAGCTTGAGACTAGCGACGATGAAGGGTTTACACAGGGTGGTTTTAGGGCAAATGCCAGAAAATCTACTAGCTCCCTTAGTTTTTATTATCCTGACGATTTCTAGCTACTGGTTTCTTAGAAATCAAGAAAATATCACTGTCTGGGTGATGGGCTTAAAATTGATATCTCTTGGCATTACTTTTGTCGTTGGTGTGGTACTATTAGCCAGAGTGCTTCCCCAAGAGGTTAAACAGGCTAAACCTGAATACAAAATTCTGACTTGGCTCAAGGACGGCTTACCGTTTATTTTGCTAGGAGGACTAGCGGTGATTAACTCTCGTATCGATATATTGATGCTCGGTGCCTTGAAGGGGGCGGGTGCTGTGGGAGTTTACGCAGTAGTCAGTCGAGTCACTTCTCTGATTATTTTTGGCCTAGGAATCTTGAATAACGTCCTTTCGCCAACTTTTGCCACACTTTATGCAGAGGGAACGCGGGAACAACTGCAAAGGCTGGTTACTCATAGCACTCGTTTAATCAGCTTGTTTGCTCTGGTCATGACTTTGGGGTTGATTGCATTGAGATACTCGATTTTACAGCTTTTTGGTGCTGAGTTTATACAGGGACAAACAGCTTTGATAATTTTGAGTATTGGCTATCTGGTTAACGCTCTGACTGGTTCCGTGGGTCTATTGCTAAATATGACCCGCCATGCTAAATTTAGTGCAGCAACTGTGGCATTTGCCGCTTTGTTAAATGTCTGTCTTAATTGGCTACTAATACCGAAGTGGGGGGTGAATGGTGCAGCCACTGCCACCGCAATCTCGATGATTGTAGGTAATATTATCAGTGCTATCTGGGTACGCCAAAAATTGGGCATCAAATCTACGGCAATTTAA
- a CDS encoding oligosaccharide repeat unit polymerase: MMSENDINLVKIITFAWLLFWAFLSGKNIIFKRYYSAYLVIIINFLFFGVPLLLDLVIGEPKYDFFRGLDNLRVAVRDETTFLVYCLYIAIVPVVLWYNGIPKDKESHGRLLINNQTFWVNLIGFSNRYKLGKQFKLLMILIGYFLLFLPVIVWSFSPNPGLYITYGAKGAGLLSEEEYNFHQLIHLSSLLSLGGLITIIVLQKNKNLSLINFYFWASVLIPISVTIWLNGKRSIIAFVIFALVLTLLLKKALSRVKLLALLLGLLLVFGIFSYSYQTSLVRSIDTKQMYEISRFDYGRDHLLKLSIYSELNPDKFKILDHRLQTVYHALVLYIPRFLWPGKPIPYDYKKYITAAAFNISPKDVLLGLTGTWLGESLSNFGWVGAFIGPITIALICRFGDSTKNNFLIIFTSFIALCLLLLSLGSVFRFLIIWLILLLREYYQKKYKKYKGYKI; encoded by the coding sequence ATGATGAGCGAAAATGATATTAATTTGGTTAAGATAATAACCTTTGCCTGGCTTTTATTTTGGGCTTTTTTGTCCGGCAAGAATATAATATTTAAGCGCTATTACTCTGCCTACTTAGTAATTATCATTAATTTTTTGTTTTTTGGTGTGCCGTTGTTATTAGATTTAGTAATTGGTGAACCTAAGTACGATTTTTTTCGTGGACTTGATAATCTAAGAGTGGCTGTTAGGGATGAAACAACCTTTTTGGTTTACTGTCTATACATTGCTATCGTGCCAGTAGTATTGTGGTACAATGGAATCCCCAAAGACAAGGAGAGTCATGGAAGATTATTAATCAATAATCAAACATTTTGGGTTAACTTAATTGGTTTCAGCAATAGGTATAAGCTCGGTAAACAATTTAAGTTATTAATGATACTTATTGGTTACTTTCTTTTATTCTTACCTGTCATTGTTTGGTCATTTAGTCCTAATCCCGGTCTCTACATTACTTACGGAGCAAAAGGTGCTGGTCTCTTGTCGGAAGAAGAGTACAACTTTCATCAACTTATACATCTTTCCTCTTTACTCAGTTTGGGTGGACTAATAACAATAATTGTATTGCAAAAAAATAAAAATTTGTCATTAATAAATTTTTACTTTTGGGCAAGTGTTCTCATCCCAATATCGGTAACAATATGGCTTAACGGCAAGAGATCTATTATTGCTTTCGTGATTTTTGCTTTGGTTCTGACTTTACTTTTAAAAAAAGCTTTAAGTAGAGTAAAACTTTTAGCACTTTTATTGGGTTTATTATTAGTTTTTGGCATTTTTTCCTATTCTTATCAAACTTCCTTAGTCAGGAGTATAGATACAAAGCAAATGTATGAAATATCTCGTTTCGATTATGGTAGAGACCATCTGCTTAAACTGTCTATTTACTCAGAATTAAATCCTGATAAATTTAAGATACTGGATCATCGACTTCAGACAGTTTATCATGCTTTAGTTTTATATATTCCTCGCTTTTTGTGGCCAGGTAAACCCATTCCTTATGATTACAAAAAATATATAACAGCGGCCGCCTTTAACATATCTCCCAAAGATGTTCTCCTCGGTCTAACAGGGACTTGGTTGGGGGAATCCTTATCTAATTTTGGTTGGGTAGGAGCTTTTATCGGTCCAATTACAATTGCCTTAATTTGTAGATTTGGAGATTCTACAAAAAATAATTTCTTGATTATTTTTACTTCTTTTATTGCCCTGTGTTTGCTATTGCTAAGTCTAGGCTCTGTCTTTCGTTTTTTGATTATTTGGTTAATACTTTTACTCAGAGAATACTACCAAAAAAAATACAAGAAATATAAAGGATATAAAATATGA